The proteins below come from a single Malus domestica chromosome 03, GDT2T_hap1 genomic window:
- the LOC103407958 gene encoding cytochrome P450 736A117-like, with amino-acid sequence MFNLLSKILSSLLENFSFKYLVFLSIFLILIYRWFSISTNSSPPSPPKLPVIGNLHQLGPHIHRSLNTLAQRHGPIMLLHFGSMPVLVVSSDDTACEIMKTHDITFANRPKSIFFKKVCYNFKDVASAPYGEYWRQVKSICVLNLLSNKRVRSFRAVREEETESLITRIRQSSTSTSSVVNLSEMLETLTNDVLCRVALGAKNSDRGEGGKMFKEFSGEIVALMSCIHIGDYIPWLSWVGRLNGLEAKFDNLAKRVNEFLEMVVQEHMDDALIKNEDQKDLVDVLLCLQKEGVHIADSPIDGVSIKAIILDMFVAGTDTSFTLLEWTMSELFRHPMIMEKLQNEVRGIVGNKRDIIKEDDLVGMHYLKAVIKETLRLHPPVPLLVPRMSSQDATINGYIIKANTQVIVNAWQIGRDPKSYNNPEAYEPERFLNSTLDYKGNDFQYIPFGAGRRGCPGIQFAMAVQEIALANLMHKFDWALPNGAGGEDLDMTESTGASVRRAYPLKVAAIPYSG; translated from the exons atgtttaatctCCTGAGTAAAATCTTGTCAAGCTTGTTggaaaatttttccttcaagtacTTAGTATTTTTGTCCATATTCCTCATACTGATATACAGATGGTTCTCCATATCCACAAACTCATCACCACCTTCTCCACCAAAGCTCCCTGTCATTGGAAACCTCCACCAACTAGGCCCGCACATTCATCGCTCACTGAACACCTTAGCTCAACGCCATGGACCTATTATGCTGCTGCATTTCGGAAGCATGCCAGTCCTTGTTGTCTCTTCGGATGATACTGCCTGCGAGATCATGAAAACCCATGACATCACATTCGCCAACAGACCCAAGAGCATTTTCTTTAAGAAGGTTTGCTACAATTTCAAAGACGTGGCCTCGGCACCTTATGGTGAGTATTGGAGGCAGGTGAAAAGTATATGTGTTTTAAATCTCTTAAGTAACAAAAGGGTTCGTTCTTTTCGTGCTGTGAGAGAAGAAGAAACCGAATCCTTGATCACCAGGATAAGGCAGTCGtcaacatcaacatcatcagTTGTGAATTTAAGCGAAATGCTTGAGACGCTTACTAATGATGTGTTGTGTAGAGTAGCACTGGGGGCGAAGAACAGTGATCGAGGCGAAGGTGGAAAGATGTTTAAGGAGTTTTCTGGGGAGATAGTGGCCTTGATGTCATGCATCCACATTGGAGACTATATCCCATGGCTTAGTTGGGTTGGCCGTCTCAATGGTTTGGAAGCAAAGTTTGACAATCTGGCTAAACGGGTCAATGAATTTCTAGAAATGGTTGTTCAAGAACATATGGATGATGCTCTTATCAAGAACGAGGACCAAAAGGATCTTGTGGACGTTTTACTTTGCCTTCAGAAAGAAGGAGTGCACATAGCTGATTCTCCTATTGATGGAGTTAGCATAAAGGCTATTATCTTG GATATGTTTGTTGCTGGCACCGATACCTCATTTACACTCCTAGAATGGACGATGTCTGAGTTGTTCAGACATCCAATGATCATGGAAAAACTGCAGAATGAGGTAAGGGGAATAGTCGGCAACAAAAGGGACATAATTAAAGAGGATGATTTGGTAGGGATGCACTACTTGAAAGCCGTGATCAAGGAAACTCTTCGTCTGCATCCTCCAGTACCATTACTAGTTCCCAGGATGTCGTCTCAAGATGCAACGATAAACGGTTACATCATTAAAGCCAACACACAAGTTATAGTGAATGCCTGGCAGATTGGAAGAGACCCAAAGTCATACAACAACCCGGAGGCGTACGAACCAGAAAGGTTCTTGAATAGTACACTAGATTATAAAGGGAATGACTTCCAGTACATTCCATTTGGAGCTGGCCGACGGGGTTGCCCAGGAATTCAGTTTGCCATGGCCGTCCAAGAGATTGCTTTGGCAAATTTAATGCACAAGTTTGATTGGGCACTGCCTAATGGTGCAGGAGGGGAGGACTTAGACATGACTGAGTCCACTGGAGCAAGCGTTCGTAGAGCATATCCTCTTAAAGTCGCCGCTATTCCATATTCGGGTTAA